CTGATCTTTTTCTAGGATCATATTGGAAAAAAAAATGATTGTGGTAAGGAAACTTCAGCCATTCAGAAAGACTTTGATAGCAAAGAATGTACCATAAAACACATGCTTCTGATACAGTAAACTAGCACATGTGTGGAAACCGAACCCCTACGAGAATTGCAGGCATGATCTACCCCGCAAAATAAAATGCAGGCATGATTTTGTGGGAAGTATAAGTAAAGTACACTATTTTTTTATCGAGCACCATAACTTTtgaatttattatttattttcattTTATTTCAAGTTATTAAAGGTTTCCTAGTTGTTGTACACGACGAGTGATATGAAGTTTATTTCGAAAAGTACACCATTTTTTCTTTAGCACCAAAACTTTTCCTTGTGTTTGTAGGTTTCTATTATCAATGAACTAGTTGCATAATTCGAATATGATAACTGCCAACTCTAGTGATTGGAATGTGCAACATGGGTAGTTGAACATTATCACACAATAGGCCCATGCAACCCTTATTTATTTTTCGCTACTATTGTTCTTTCCATTCGATGCTTTCTCTTCTTGGTATTTTTCCCAGCACTTCTGATACAGTGGCATTAACTTGTGGGTTAAGGCACTACCGATTGTTTTGATTTTCCCAAGCATTATAAAACTTGACAAAATCCCTAGCCGGTTTTTAAACCAGAAACTAACAAACCCGCAAAGACTAACCGACAAACACAAGGCCGCTGAAAAACGCAGACCTCGTCTAAGGACCTGCGAAAAAGCAAAAACAAATGAGGCATGGCCGAACATGAGGTAAATTTACCTCTTGGTTTGGGACGTTGAGGGGATGAGGACCTGCAAGTTGCTAAATAATCGAAGCAAGGAACCAGACATGAAGAAAGACTTTGAGCAAAGAATGTAGCATAAAACACATGCTTCCAGATACAGCAAGCCAGCACATGCTTGGTGACTCCTGTGAAAAATGCAGACTCCGTAAGGGAAGGCCTCGATCTAGTAGGAAGTCAAGTAAAGAATAAATGCGGGTCTGGTTGGCAGCCATTTCCTGTAACTTGCAGGAGTGTACATGGTTGAACTACCCATCACCTTTACTGTGAAATTTTCGTTTCTcctttctttttttttgcttCCATCGGGAATTAATTGAACCTCCTGTAAAGTGCATCAACAAAACAGGGGTTGGAACTAATGTACATGTGGTCTTGGCACACTTGCACGCAATCTGTGCGCCTAGTAGTTAATGATCCACACACAAAATGTCTAGAGGTGAACACTGAGCAATGGTTTACGAACATGAAATTGCAGTTCGCTAGGAGTTAAGCATCTGCAATGATTCTCCAAACAGATTTAATCTTGTATAAGAATTCACAGAGAATAGGACGTGCGTAGTTTATACATGCAAGCCAAGAATATTTTAGTATGTGCAGTGCAACACAAGGAAGATCCTTGATAAACCTTTAGTTGTGCAAAAAGTAGAGGAAAGAATATCATTACGGCAGGCAATAGTCTTGTTTGTATGTATGTGTATATATTGTTGGGCATGCATGCAACGAATGTAATCTCAACTAGCTAAACCCCCAAATCTTATACTCTACCTACATACAGTGTTGGCGCCATGAACACTAGTACTGTCCAAATCCAAGAGACTAGTACTATCCAAATCGAAGATACTACTGCTATCCAAATCCAAGAGACAGTGAGGAATACGAGGGAGCGGCTGGAGGCCGATTTCTCCAAGCTTGGAACCAAGATTCATAGGTTCCCCCGAGGCCTACGGGGAGTCAACGAACGCTACATCATCCCGAGCTTCGTGTCCCTCGGCCCATACCACCATGGCTCACCGCACCTGCAAGAGACGGAGGAGTTGAAGCACGCGGCCGCCCACTACTTGTGCGAGAAGTCGGGTCGCTCCGTTGAGGAAGTCTATGGCAAGATCCTCTCCATTGTCAGTGAAGCCCGCAGCTGCTACGCCGATGATGCAGTGGCGAAGTTCACGGATGATGAATTTGCGGTAATGATGTTCCTCGATGGTTGCTATCTGTTGCACTATATAAAAATGGATCAACAATGTGCTTTATTGCTTAATCGGATGACCATGTCCACGGGGCCTTGCATGCTAAGGGATATCTTTCTGCTCGAGAATCAGCTCCCTTGGTTGGTCCTCGAGGCACTTATGGAATTTTGGACACCATTTCATATGTACAATTTTCTTGTTGATATGGCGGTATTCTTCAATATCACCCCACAATATTCATCAACTTTAGATTCAAACACAAGGGTTTCTATGGATGAATTCAAGAGGTACAAGCCGCCACATCTCCTTGGGTTGCTCCGACACTACCAGATTGGCAATATGCCTAACGAAGATTGTAGAGACAATCTCACATGCCACTCATCAGGTAGCAGTGCCATTGAGCTTGCGGAAATCGGCATCAAACTGACCGCCAGCAACAAGACATGGTTCGCAGACATGAGCATCCAGAGAGACCGTTGCATCTTCGGTCAGCTCTCCCTGACGCCATTGTTTGTAAATGACTGCACTGCTTGTTGGCTCGTCAACATGGCAGCTTACGAGGCGTGTGTGTCCGCCACACATCCATCAGATGGCTTCGTCATCAGCTCATACATCTCCCTCCTGGCAATGCTCATGGACAAGGAAGAGGACGTGCACGAGCTGCGAGCCAAGCACCTCGTTCGCAGCTTCTTCAGCAACCATGAGCTGCCTGTTTTCTTCAAGGACCTTGCTCGCCACATGCGCCTCGGCTACCGCTACTTCGTCATTACGGAGAAGATTGAGATGTTCAAGCGTGAAAGGCCTGTGAGTATCACCGTGCATAGGTTTGTCTACAACAACTTCAGGACCATCGTTGCCGTGCTTTCTGTTGTTAGTGTGCTCGTGGGTATCTTTAGAACCTTGCTGAGTCTCAAGCAGCATCAGCCGTAGCAGTTCGGATGAACCATGTGTGTCTGTTAAATTGATTTCTGATTTCTACTATTTCGTGTTTATTGCGGTGGCATCAATGTCGTACGGTCTCCGTGTGCAAAATTATCCCATCACACCCACCTTGGTTTGATCCCTTACTAGATTTATATGGTGTGACGTATCTAATCACAGTGTCAGTGGTTTGTACCTGAAGTTTGTATCGTGAGTCAGTGGTTATTCAAAATAAATATTGTCAGCTTCCAAGCCCAGCGCATTCCTTTTCTTGATTATCAGCGCCTTCCCTTTTCAAACTGGAGATATGGAAAACGTAAGATTGAAAGAGTGAATCCCTAAGAAAGTAAGAGTAGAAGATGCTTGCAGCTATGAAATGGAGGAACAAGAAAACAGAGGAAAGCCAAAGGAAATGTTGGTCCAATCCACTAGAATGAGTAGTGTTTTCTAGTTTTTACACTGGATCGTGAACGTctagtccaaacgcagcaaaggTTTAAAATTTCTGTGGCAATCTTTCCAACAAAATTTCCTTTGAAACCCCTTGCTTCCAAGGCTAGTGGCTTTGCCTGTTTTCCATTTGTACACGGGTTTAGAAGACGATAGTCACAGATACAAGCAACTTGGCCATACAAGTCTCTTCCCTTGGATCATTGATTCGATCGCTTTATACTGCGCCTTCAATCACATACAGAAAAGAGGTGCTATTACCGGAACGGAGGGCCTGGACTTACCACCACCACTCTACTTATTCCAGAACCCTGTTTGAGGCTGTATCCGAAGAACAGAGGGTGGCCAATCCATGCTCATGCAGTTTTGAGATGGGTTGGAAGATGCAAATGGATGAACGTTCGCTAGTCGATCTCAAAACAATACGATACCTAAAAGATATCAAAACCAAGGCACCTATTGAAATGCAATTGCAGCACATATCACCTTTCCAGCATAAATTCAAGCTCCACATTTAAAACACACACCAAGTTCGAAGTAAAAAAACAACAGGTCACACAAATGAAGATGGTCACACAAAAGGAGTACTGAACTAGAATGTCACCAATAGAGAATGGCTTCTAGAGCACATCATGCAAATAAATCCCATCAGAAACCTCTATATATACCGTCTGGATACATAAGCTGGCTGGCTTATTGGATAGGTCGATACTACACTGCAAAATCGTCCTCTTGCAATGTTGGCTTTTAACAAGGCAAATCAGCCCCAGACTTCAACAAGCCGTGCTCTTTTACATCAAAGAGAGCTGCCTGTGCAAAATTAGAACTGTGAAGTGCTTGCTTGGACTCTGTTGTTCCATGCGCTCTATATTCAAACATACTATCATGCAATGTAACATATCTATCGTCTTCATCAACTCTCACATGGTATCAGACTCCTAGCCCGGGCTAGGAagctgataccatgttagaattGATAAAGACGACACATACATCTACATTGCAAGACAATGGGCCCAAATATATAACACACAAGTACAGAAGAGACCAAATCAAAGAGAACACATTACTAATCTAGCAACAGCACAACTGATGGCTACAACCAAGTCCTACATGACACGCAAATGAATCCTAGAGAGGTCATGTTCATTTACCTAATCAATCCATACATGTTTGTACAAAACTAGCAATGCGAAGTGGTCGATTGGATTCAAATGTTCATCGTGCTCTATATTCAAACATACCACcatacaattaaatatatgtgcCATAATTTTCTACGCAACTTGGTAATCAGAGCTATAGCCTGAAGAGCTAAAGCTAACATACCAAGTTAGGACTGATAAAAACAACACATATATATTCACCGCGAGACAATATGACAAAATATTAAAAAGAGGCACATAAAGACCAATCAAAGACAACACATAACTAATCTTTTACAGAACAGCGACATATACACTGACTGCTGGTGTGACGCTAAACTAAATTTCAATAAAGTTCCCAATATGAAGCCACAGCGCTAACAAGTGATACCATGCTTGGTTCACTATACAAGTTAAGCTAAGTCTTCTAAGCAAGTATCAGCTGGTAAATTAAACAAACAAGACAAGAGATTCAAAAGCTTTGACCTGTTTTTCCAACAATTAGTCATATAATTTGTTTATTTTGACCTCAGCGTTTAAACAAAGTAGACAAGAAATTCACAAGCTTCCACCTATTTTTCCAACAATAGTTTTCTTTATTTGGACCTTAGCATCCCATATACTTGTTCTACATATTGTAATATATCAGTGTGCTTCAATTGCAAACATTGTTTCAACGCTGTTACAGTGATACCACTGATGCACTAGCATTGTAAGC
This sequence is a window from Aegilops tauschii subsp. strangulata cultivar AL8/78 chromosome 7, Aet v6.0, whole genome shotgun sequence. Protein-coding genes within it:
- the LOC109746083 gene encoding UPF0481 protein At3g47200-like, with product MNTSTVQIQETSTIQIEDTTAIQIQETVRNTRERLEADFSKLGTKIHRFPRGLRGVNERYIIPSFVSLGPYHHGSPHLQETEELKHAAAHYLCEKSGRSVEEVYGKILSIVSEARSCYADDAVAKFTDDEFAVMMFLDGCYLLHYIKMDQQCALLLNRMTMSTGPCMLRDIFLLENQLPWLVLEALMEFWTPFHMYNFLVDMAVFFNITPQYSSTLDSNTRVSMDEFKRYKPPHLLGLLRHYQIGNMPNEDCRDNLTCHSSGSSAIELAEIGIKLTASNKTWFADMSIQRDRCIFGQLSLTPLFVNDCTACWLVNMAAYEACVSATHPSDGFVISSYISLLAMLMDKEEDVHELRAKHLVRSFFSNHELPVFFKDLARHMRLGYRYFVITEKIEMFKRERPVSITVHRFVYNNFRTIVAVLSVVSVLVGIFRTLLSLKQHQP